A stretch of Plasmodium chabaudi chabaudi strain AS genome assembly, chromosome: 14 DNA encodes these proteins:
- a CDS encoding rab specific GDP dissociation inhibitor, putative — translation MNEHYDVIILGTGLKECILSGLLSHYGKKILVLDRNPYYGGETASLNLTNLYNTFKPREMIPSKYGENRHWNVDLIPKFILVGGNLVKILKKTRVTNYLEWLVVEGSYVYQHQKKSLLFSEKFIHKVPSTDMEALVSPLLSLMEKNRCKNFYQYVSEWNANDKSTWDNLDPYRLSMMDIYKYFNLCQLTIDFLGHAVALYLNDDYLKQPAYITLERIKLYMHSISAFGKSPFIYPLYGLGGIPEGFSRMCAINGGTFMLNKNVTDFIYNDNKQVCGIKSSDGEVAYCDKVICDPSYVMHLENKIQKIGQVIRCICILSNPIPETNDINSCQIIIPQNQLNRKSDIYVNLVSFQHGVSYKGKYIAIVSATVETNNPTKEIEKALELLGPIDEKFIKISDLYVSTNPKPKDNIFVTSSYDATSHFETATNDLLQIWENLWGQKLNFDDLNKNDIEL, via the exons AACTGCTTCTCTCAATTTAACCAACTTATATAACACCTTTAAGCCac GTGAAATGATTCCAAGCAAATATGGAGAAAACAGACATTGGAATGTTGATCTTATTcccaaatttattttagttGGAGGAAATTTagtgaaaattttaaaaaaaacaagagtaacaaattatttagaATGGCTAGTTGTTGAAGGATCTTATGTATATCaacatcaaaaaaaaagtttgtTGTTTTCGgaaaaatttatacataaaGTTCCATCAACAGATATGGAAGCATTAGTATCACCATTATTGTCCttaatggaaaaaaatcgatgtaaaaatttttaccAGTATGTTAGTGAATGGAATGCTAATGATAAAAGTACTTGGGATAACTTAGACCCATATAGATTGAGCATgatggatatatataagtattttaatttatgcCAGTTAACTATTGATTTCTTAGGACATGCTGttgcattatatttaaatgatgattatttaaaacagccagcatatataacattagaaagaataaaattatacatgCATTCTATTTCAGCTTTTGGTAAATCACcatttatatatccatTATATGGACTTGGTGGAATACCAGAAGGGTTTTCACGAATGTGTGCAATAAATGGAGGTACATTTATGCTTAATAAGAATGTGActgattttatatataatgataataaacaaGTATGTGGTATAAAATCCAGTGACGGAGAAGTTGCATATTGTGATAAGGTCATTTGTGATCCAAGTTATGTTATGcatttagaaaataaaattcaaaagATTGGGCAAGTTATTAgatgcatatgtatattaagTAATCCAATACCAGAAACAAATGATATTAATAGTTgccaaattattataccACAAAATCAATTAAATAGAAAGAgtgatatatatgttaacTTAGTTTCATTTCAACATGGTGTTTCATATAAAGGTAAATATATAGCCATTGTTTCAGCTACTGTTGAAACTAATAACCCAACGAAAGAAATTGAAAAGGCATTGGAATTGCTAGGACCAATTGAcgaaaaatttattaaaatatcagACTTATATGTATCCACGAATCCAAAGCCAAaggataatatatttgttacaTCCTCCTATGATGCAACATCACATTTTGAAACCGCAACAAATGATCTCTTACAAATATGGGAAAATTTATGGGGTCAAAAATTAAACTTTGATGActtgaataaaaatgatatcgAGCTATGA